One genomic window of Nicotiana sylvestris chromosome 10, ASM39365v2, whole genome shotgun sequence includes the following:
- the LOC138879021 gene encoding uncharacterized protein, with the protein MIAKGCIYHIVQVNDTDAEIPTLQSIPVVKGYVDVFRDELPCIPSERDIDFGIDLLPGTQPISIPLYRMAPAELKELKEQLKDLLEKGFIKHSTSPWSALILFIRKKDGSLRMCIDYRQLNKVTIKNKYHLPRIDDLFDQLQGAIYFSKIDLSTINKADTKVTKYQWTEACEQSFQELKNRLTSALVLALPEGPDGKASVVADALSRQSMGSLAHVEAEKRQLTREIHQLACLGVQIVDSGNGGVVLQNTTKSCLIAKVKERQYEDPELVKLRERLPQQKKPLLELKGDGVLRYRGRLYVPDVAGLRGRIRLEAHYSWYSIHPGLTKMYHNIKDMYWWNNMKKNIAEYVAQCPSCQ; encoded by the exons atgatcgcaaaagggtgcatttatcatattgtgcaAGTTAACGATACAGAtgctgagatacctacacttcagtCTATTCCAGTAGTAAAAGGGTATGTGGATGTATTTCGAGATGAACTTCCATGTATTCCTTCAGAgcgagatattgattttggcatcgatttgcttccgggaacgcaaccaatatccatccctctgtatagaatggcacctgccgaattaaaggagttgaaggagcagttaaaagatttactggagaaaggtttcatcaaACACAGTACCTCACCTTGGAGTGCACTGATATTGTTTATACGGAAGAAAGACGGCTcgctaaggatgtgtatcgactataggcaactgaacaaggtaactattaagaataagtaccatcttccaaggatagatgacttgtttgatcagttgcagggagctatatacttttcaaagatagatttgag caccattaacaAAGCTGACACAAAGGTGACTAAGTATCAGTGGACAGAGGCCTGTGAgcagagtttccaagagcttaagaacaggttgacctcagcgctagttctagcacttccagaaggtccagatg GGAAAGCAAGtgttgtagcagatgccttaagtcgtcaatctatgggtagcttagcacatgtagaggccgagaaaagacaattaacaagagagattcatcaattggcttgtttgggggttcAGATAGTAGACTCTGGCAATggaggagttgtactccaaaatactaCAAAATCATGTCTCATAGCTAaagtaaaggagaggcagtaCGAGGATCCAGAGTTAGTCAAGTTGAGAGAGCGGCTTCCACAACAGAAGAAACCGTTGTTAGAACTCAAaggagatggggttctcagatatAGGGGTCGTTTGTATGTTCCAGATGTAGCAGGGCTACGAGGCAGGATTAGGTTAGAGGCACATTattcatggtattccattcaccctgggttgacaaagatgtatcataacATTAAGGATATGTATTGGTGGAAcaatatgaagaagaacattgctgaGTATGTCGCTCAATGCCCTAGTTGCCAGTAG
- the LOC104242108 gene encoding pathogenesis-related protein STH-2-like, whose protein sequence is MGVTTYTQEIATLVDPARVFKALVLDAENIVPKLMPKAVKNIEIVEGDGGAESIKKMNFVEGYPIKYLKHKIHVVDDKNMVIKYSLIEGEVLGENLEYISYVVSFEGSENGGCICKTISNYHTKDDFVVKEKEIKEGEEKAVELFKAVEAYLLANPSSYA, encoded by the exons ATGGGTGTTACCACGTATACACAAGAAATTGCAACTCTAGTTGATCCTGCTAGGGTTTTCAAGGCTTTGGTTCTTGATGCAGAAAATATAGTACCAAAGTTGATGCCAAAAGCTGTGAAAAACATTGAGATTGTTGAAGGTGATGGCGGTGCTGAAAGCATCAAGAAGATGAACTTCGTTGAAG GATATCCGATAAAGTACTTGAAACACAAGATCCATGTCGTCGACGACAAGAACATGGTAATAAAGTATTCATTGATCGAAGGAGAAGTTCTAGGAGAAAATCTGGAATACATTTCGTACGTTGTTAGTTTTGAGGGATCTGAAAATGGAGGCTGTATTTGCAAGACAATAAGCAACTACCATACCAAAGATGATTTTGTGGTAAAGGAAAAGGAGATTAAAGAAGGTGAAGAGAAAGCTGTGGAACTTTTCAAGGCTGTTGAAGCATATCTCCTTGCTAATCCTTCTTCCTATGCTTAA